A window of the Vanessa cardui chromosome 27, ilVanCard2.1, whole genome shotgun sequence genome harbors these coding sequences:
- the LOC124541133 gene encoding protein CDV3 homolog yields the protein MADLDDFFAKKDRKKSKSVKKFATADELAKKLEDTKQKTDVRPKKERPAQEGEETGRAGEEEEWKDYEEPVKDYTGLKIQVLQGNAGAPESGRDSSAEDSAPENTKNKGPWNKPVEVEQAAAPPPPPPEEKTKSQPSTYVPPQSRNRDVEPVRRHQSKNAPDIHNDDYFPVLGAGGKRGGGWSTAGGGAPARASAVRQPLALGNRYTSLQDDS from the exons ATGGCCGATTTGGACGATTTCTTCGCGAAGAAAGACCGCAAAAAGTCAAAGTCGGTCAAAAAGTTCGCGACTGCTGATGAACTAGCAAAAAAATTGgaggacacaaaacaaaaaaccgATGTCAGGCCGAAGAAGGAGCGCCCAGCCCAGGAGGGTGAAGAGACCGGCCGAGCGGGG gAGGAAGAAGAATGGAAAGACTACGAGGAACCAGTAAAAGACTACACAGGTCTCAAGATCCAAGTCCTCCAGGGGAACGCTGGCGCGCCGGAGTCCGGACGCGATAGTTCCGCTGAAGATTCAGCGCCCGAAAATACTAAGAACAAGGGGCCGTGGAATAAACCG GTGGAAGTAGAGCAAGCGGCCGCTCCCCCCCCGCCCCCGCCCGAAGAGAAGACGAAATCACAGCCGTCTACCTACGTTCCACCTCAGTCGCGCAACCGTGACGTGGAACCAGTACGTCGGCACCAGAGT AAGAACGCGCCAGACATACACAACGACGACTACTTCCCGGTGCTGGGCGCGGGCGGCAAGCGCGGCGGCGGCTGGAGCACCGCCGGGGGCGGAGCGCCCGCTCGCGCCAGCGCCGTCCGCCAGCCGCTGGCGCTCGGCAACCGGTACACTTCCTTGCAGGATGACAGCTAG
- the LOC124540954 gene encoding chorion class B protein PC10-like: MFKAVLLVCAQVLFIQAIAGQYIGAGCGAPYGLAAPLAGGCGCGLAGLGIAAVPASSGGGLGVASASPIPPSGVSVLSENAIEGNLAVAGALPFLGTVALEGALPTAGAGAVNYGCGNGAVGIVEELSSAGSLGYGLGAIDGIGYGLGAIDGIGYGGLGYGGLGFGIGGLAGPYRGGCGCGALL; this comes from the exons ATGTTCAAGGCTGTGCTTTTGGTCTGCGCCCAGGTGCTTTTCATCCAG GCTATCGCTGGACAGTACATCGGAGCTGGATGTGGTGCTCCTTACGGCCTCGCCGCTCCTCTTGCCGGTGGTTGCGGTTGCGGACTTGCTGGACTTGGAATTGCTGCTGTCCCCGCCTCTAGCGGCGGTGGTCTCGGTGTCGCCAGTGCTTCTCCCATCCCACCAAGCGGAGTGTCTGTGCTCTCAGAAAACGCTATTGAAGGAAACCTCGCTGTAGCCGGTGCTCTGCCGTTCTTGGGAACCGTCGCTCTGGAAGGTGCTCTGCCAACTGCTGGTGCTGGTGCTGTCAACTACGGATGTGGCAACGGAGCCGTCGGCATTGTGGAGGAACTCTCTTCCGCTGGCTCACTCGGCTACGGCCTTGGTGCTATTGACGGCATCGGGTACGGCCTTGGTGCTATTGACGGCATCGGCTACGGTGGTCTCGGCTACGGTGGTCTTGGCTTCGGCATCGGAGGTCTGGCCGGTCCTTACCGTGGTGGTTGCGGTTGTGGTGCTCTTCtctaa
- the LOC124540953 gene encoding chorion class B protein PC10-like encodes MFKAVLLVCAQALFIQSIAGQYIGAGCGAPYGLAAPLAGGCGCGLGGLGLAAVPASSGGGLGVSSASPIPPSGVSVLSENAIEGNLAVAGALPFLGTVALEGALPTAGAGAVNYGCGNGAVGIVEELSSAGSLGYGLGAIDGIGYGVLGNGGLGYGIGGLAGPYRGGCGCGALL; translated from the exons ATGTTCAAGGCTGTGCTTTTGGTCTGCGCCCAGGCGCTCTTCATCCAG TCTATCGCTGGACAGTACATCGGAGCTGGATGTGGTGCTCCTTACGGTCTCGCCGCTCCTCTTGCCGGAGGTTGCGGCTGCGGACTTGGTGGACTTGGACTTGCTGCTGTCCCCGCCTCTAGCGGCGGTGGTCTCGGTGTCTCCAGTGCTTCTCCCATCCCACCAAGCGGAGTGTCTGTGCTCTCAGAAAACGCTATTGAAGGAAACCTCGCTGTAGCCGGTGCTCTGCCGTTCTTGGGAACCGTCGCTCTGGAAGGTGCTCTGCCAACTGCTGGTGCTGGTGCTGTCAACTACGGATGTGGCAACGGAGCCGTCGGCATTGTGGAGGAACTCTCTTCTGCTGGCTCACTCGGCTACGGCCTTGGTGCTATTGACGGTATCGGCTACGGCGTTCTCGGCAACGGTGGTCTCGGCTATGGCATCGGAGGTCTGGCCGGTCCTTACCGCGGTGGTTGCGGTTGTGGTGCTcttctttaa
- the LOC124541242 gene encoding chorion class A protein L11-like produces MSTFAFLLLCVQACLVQNVFSQYLGGIGCGCDAGLAGPLGYGRGLGINGLGCDAGLIGPAGYGLGLGLGAPYGAAYGGAGVGDVSVAGEMAVGGTTLVAGQVPILGAVEFGGIVPAGGAVSIAGSCGCGCAGNAFLY; encoded by the exons ATGTCTACCTTCGCTTTCCTCCTCCTCTGCGTCCAAGCTTGCTTGGTTCag AATGTATTCAGCCAGTACCTCGGAGGTATTGGATGTGGATGTGATGCCGGTCTGGCTGGACCCCTTGGCTACGGCCGAGGCCTAGGCATCAACGGTTTAGGCTGTGATGCCGGTCTAATTGGCCCTGCTGGTTACGGATTGGGTCTTGGTCTTGGTGCCCCATACGGTGCTGCCTACGGAGGTGCCGGTGTTGGTGATGTATCCGTCGCCGGAGAGATGGCTGTCGGCGGTACCACGCTGGTCGCTGGTCAGGTACCAATCCTCGGTGCCGTCGAGTTCGGAGGCATCGTGCCGGCTGGCGGCGCTGTCTCCATCGCCGGTagctgcggctgcggctgcgCTGGCAACGCTTTCCTTTACTGA
- the LOC124541241 gene encoding chorion class A protein L11-like, whose translation MSTFAFLLLCVQACLVQNVYSQYLGGIGCGCDAGLAGPLGYGRGLGINGLGCDGGLIGPAGYGLGLGLGAPYGAAYGGAGVGDVSVAGEMAVGGTTLVAGQVPILGAVEFGGIVPAGGAVSIAGSCGCGCAGNAFLY comes from the exons GCTTGCTTGGTTCAG AATGTATACAGCCAGTACCTCGGAGGTATTGGATGTGGATGTGATGCCGGTCTGGCTGGACCCCTTGGCTACGGCCGAGGCCTAGGTATCAACGGCTTGGGCTGTGATGGCGGTCTAATTGGCCCCGCTGGTTACGGATTGGGTCTTGGTCTTGGTGCCCCATACGGTGCTGCCTACGGAGGTGCCGGTGTTGGTGATGTATCCGTCGCCGGAGAGATGGCTGTCGGCGGTACCACGCTGGTCGCTGGTCAGGTACCAATCCTCGGTGCTGTAGAATTCGGAGGCATCGTGCCGGCTGGCGGCGCTGTCTCCATCGCCGGTAGCTGCGGCTGCGGCTGTGCTGGCAACGCTTTCCTTTACTGA
- the LOC124541243 gene encoding chorion class A protein L11-like, translated as MSTFAFLLLCVQACLVQNVYSQYIGGLGCGCDAGLAGPLGYGRGLGINGLGCDAGLIGPAGYGLGLGLGAPYGAAYGGAGVGDVSVAGEMAVGGTTLVAGQVPILGAVEFGGIVPAGGAVSIAGSCGCGCAGNAFLY; from the exons ATGTCTACCTTCGCTTTCCTTCTCCTCTGCGTCCAAGCTTGCTTGGTTCAG AATGTATACAGCCAGTACATCGGAGGTCTTGGATGTGGATGTGATGCCGGTCTGGCTGGACCCCTTGGCTACGGCCGAGGTCTAGGCATCAACGGCTTAGGCTGTGACGCCGGTCTAATTGGCCCTGCTGGTTACGGTTTGGGTCTTGGTCTTGGTGCCCCATACGGTGCTGCCTACGGAGGTGCCGGTGTCGGAGATGTATCAGTCGCCGGAGAGATGGCTGTCGGCGGTACCACGCTGGTCGCTGGTCAGGTACCAATCCTCGGTGCCGTCGAGTTCGGAGGCATCGTGCCGGCTGGCGGCGCTGTCTCCATCGCCGGTAGCTGCGGCTGCGGCTGTGCTGGCAACGCTTTCCTTTACTGA